The Oscillatoria acuminata PCC 6304 genomic interval CGTCCTTTGCCCCCAAAATAGGGACAGAGGCGGTCTAGCAGGGCCTGAAACCCCTCGCGATCGCCCTTACCTGTCTAGGTTTTTACCAATTGCACCACTGAAGCAAACACCCGCACCCTCAAGGGTGGGGCTACACGGACAAAGCCCGCCTGCGCGGGCTACTCTATAAAAACGACAACCGTTTACAGAGTCAGCAACCGAGCACTTTTATCAAAAACCCGAGAGGGGTAAGAGCCCAAAAATGCTGGAACTTCAACTGAAATCAGGAATTCGCCCACCGTTCTAGGGGGGTAACCTGGAGGAGTTCCTGACTCAGACTCTCATGCAGTTTCCCATTGGTGGCTAAAATTCGTCCTGACTCGATTTTCCAGGGACTGCCATCGTAGGCGGTGATTTTTCCTCCCGCTTCCGATAAAATCACCACCCCAGCAGCTAAATCCCAGGGAGAGAGTCCACGTTCCCAGTATCCATCCAAACGCCCACAACTGACGTAACAGAGGTCAATGGAAGCGGATCCGCTGCGCCGGACTCCTTGGGTCAAATGAGTCAGATGACAAAATTCGGCATAGTTATTATCTGGGGTTTCCCGGCGATCGTAGGCAAATCCCGTGACTAATAAGCTGTTTCGCAATTCTACGGTTTCGGAGACGCGAATCGGTTGCCGATTCCGGGTGGCTCCCAATCCCTTAGCCGCCCGAAATAATTCGTTATGGAAGGGGTCAAACACGACTCCCACTTGGGGGATGCCATTAATCAATAATCCGATCGAGACGCCAAAGGGGGGATATTGATGGGCAAAATTAGTGGTCCCATCCAAGGGGTCGATCGCCCACAAATACTGGCTGGTGCTATCTCCCAGTTTGCCGCTTTCTTCGGCGAGGATGCCATGTTCGGGAACGTGCCGTCTAAGGACCTCTAAAATCGCTTTCTCCGAGGCTTTATCGGCGGCGGTGACTAAATCCCCCGATCGTCCTTTTTCTTCGATCGCATTTAAGTTCCCCCAGTAGGATTGAACGATCGCCCCGGCATCAAGGGCCGCTTCGGTGGCAATATCAAGAAAGATTTGGAGTTGTTCGGGGGTATGACTCATGAAAATTTTAAGATTGACAGTTGAACGTTGAGCAGAAGACTTTGAACTCAGGATTTAGGGCTGGTTCTGACGAAAGTCACTGGGATGCACGCGCAAGGGGGTCTGGGAATCCCAAATTCCCTGTCCCATAATTCTGGCCTTTTCTTGCGCTTGGGTAAAACGGCGATCGTATTTGAGGTTGGGCGATCGCATCTGTGCCAAAACATATCCCCCGGCAATGAGTTCTTCATTGACCAGTTTCCCATCCCGCCAGAGATAAGCCAATTGGCGATCGGACCCGTCTTCCGTCTCAATATCCCATTCTAATAACAGGGTCTGCCCCTCAATCAGCCGTTCCAGTTGCTGTTTGGCCGCATCTCCCCAGGGTTTTTGCTGCAAATCCGGTGCCTCAATGCCAATTAACCGGACTCGTTTGGCCCCACCTGATGCACTCAAGTCCCGCACTTCTAAGGTGTTGCCACTGAGCACCCGCAGGGCCCTGACTTGTACCTGTTCGGAACGAATCGGGATTGAACAACCCACTAAAAACAGCAGTCCGATCCAGGATATCCAGGACTTACCCAGATGTTGAACATCCGTCCTAACGGTAGAGGCGATTCGCGAATCGCCTCTACCGTTAGGGTTTAAGGGTAAAGGTTGGGTCAGTTCTGTACCGGACAACGGAAAATTTTCAGAGATCCGACTTTCCATGCGGGTTAATCCTCATCTAAGGGCAGTCCAAACCGAACCTTGCCTTTGCCAAAGTAGCGCCCAAATTGCAGGTAGTACACTTCATCTTCATCTTGGGTTTCTACTTCTAAGTCGGAACGGGGATAGCTGACACAGAGGAGGGCATATCCGCGATCGCGCAGGGCTGGGGAGAGTCCCATCGCCTCCGGTTGATGCAGTTCTCCCGAGAGAACCCGCACGGCACAGGTGGTACAAGCCCCGTTCCGACAGGAAAACGGTAGGTCAACCCCTTTGTTTTCACAATGTTGCAGGATATAACGGTCTTCGGGGACTTCAACGGTTTGGCTGCTGCCATTCTGACGATTGTGGATGGTGATGCGATAAGAATGGGTCATGGGGTGGCTCAGTAATCAATGAAGGATTCGACCAAAGGATCTAATGCTTAGGTTACGCTATGTTTGATATCCGGATCTACTGACTCATCGGCTTGGCGATCGGGTCATACTTCCTCAAACCCTTACCCCTCAGTCATTTTTTCCCCTGGAATCCGGCCCGAATTGCGGGATAAAATTTTTTTTTGTAAAAGGGTTTGCAAAACCACAGGGGTTCTGCTAGGATATGATTCTTGTGGGTATAAATTGAAATACATCCCATTTCTCTGGAGAGGTGGCCGAGCGGTTGAAGGCGCAGCACTGGAAATGCTGTTTAGGGGTAACTTTAACGAGGGTTCGAATCCCTCCCTCTCCGTTCTCACAGAACGGACATTCACAAGAAAAAGAAAACCAGCGATCGCCCGATCGCTGGTTTTCTTTTTTCCCCTTTTGAGAGTCTGGTAACTCCTTTAAACCGCTTTAAGCTCCTTGTTTTGCCGGAACTGGGGCGACAGGGGCCGGTTTCTTTTGCTTAGTCATGTTATCAACACTAATTCCGAGTACCCACAGGGTGACAATGAACACCCCAAGCCACTCATTCAACCCGAGTCCTTCCCCAATAAACAGCAGAGCCATTAAACTGGTCAATCCAGGACCCGTTGCCGCTACCACCGAGGCTAAGGGTGCACCAATCATGGGAATCGCAAAGTTATTCAAGGCGTAACCAATCAGGGTCGTAGCCGCTAGCGCAATACTACCAATCCATAACTGGGTCCAATTCCCTTCTAGGACGGTCCAGGTAAAGAAGTTCCCTTGACCTGAACCAAAGATGACGAAGGGAATCGCCAAGATTAAAATCACGGAAAAGTTAATGACGCTAAACGGTGCCGGATGCAGCTTCAGCTTGCGGGCACTGAGTTGGGTCAAAATTACATAGCCGGCAAAGGTCAACCCCGAGGCGATCGCGGTCCCAATTCCCAGGCCCAAATTCCCATCCGGTGCGCCTCCGGTGAGTCGTCCAGAAACCGTCAGGAAGCATCCCAGGTAAATCGTCACCGTGGCTAAGGCAAAGATAAAGCTAGGTCTTGCCCCAAACATGATCCAGGCCAAAACTGCCGTGACGGGTGGGAAAATAAAGAACAAAGTAATCGCCACCCCAGTTGGAATATTTCCCAGAGCGATATAGATAAAAAACTGGGACATAAACAGAAATAAGCCACTGCCAATCACGATCCACAGGGACCCCCGCTTTTCAGGATTGGCCAGTTGTTTGATATCCCGCCAGGTATTGGGATATAGGATTGGGGCCAAAATAAAGCCCATCAGTGGAACGACAAACAACATCCGCATCCCTAGAATTAACAGGGAATTGCCCGCTCCTGGGGCCAACACTTGTCCCTCCCACAATCCAAAGAGGGATTGAGCACTGAGAATCGCCCGGGTGATGATGTTCTGGAAAGAAATGGTAATCGAGGACAACAAGGCCAGGATTAACCCGGTCAAAAAGACATTACTTTCTGCCGGAGGGCTGGCGACTGGGGTGGCTGGGGGAGCGGGTCGGGTTTCCGCCATCGCCGCTTTTTCTGCCGCAATTCGCTCGCTTTGAGTTCCGGTTCCTTCCGGGCGATCGCCACGGTTGGGGGGAGTCCCCACAGGCAGTCCCTGTCTGCGGTTCGTGACAATCTCCGCAGTGGTGTGAACGTTGCCGGCTTCTTCCTGCAATTGCTCAATCAGGCGATCGACCAAGGTTTCTAAAATCACTTCCCCTTGCTGCTGCAACGAGTGCATTCGCCCGAGTTGCTGGGACAACGAGCTTTGATAGGTGCTCAGTTCCTGTTGCAGATTTTTAAAGGTGGTGTTCAGGGTCGTATCTAACGATGCCAACAACCGATAGGCATTTTCATTCAAGTTTCCCGTCTGCGGCGACGACATTCCCATATTGGGGTCTAGGGTCGTTAAGGATTGCGACGGGGCCGGTGGAGCCACCATGATTTCCTTCAACCGCTCGCTCAATTCTTGTTGGAGTTGGGAGGCCATCACTTGCGCGAGTTGCTTTGTCCACTGCTGCTGTTGTTGCATTGGACGTCCCGCTCCCCCCTGCATTTGCCGCGATTGTATTTGCTGCTGTTGATTTTGCAGCTTTTGAATATCAGCAGTCAGGCGGGATTGTTCCGCTTGCAGTCGTGCCATGTCCCGAGCCAACTGAACGACTATATTTTGCTGAATATCTCGAAGCTCCTGGGTCATGGAACTCAGAAGGGTTTC includes:
- a CDS encoding thermonuclease family protein; translation: MESRISENFPLSGTELTQPLPLNPNGRGDSRIASTVRTDVQHLGKSWISWIGLLFLVGCSIPIRSEQVQVRALRVLSGNTLEVRDLSASGGAKRVRLIGIEAPDLQQKPWGDAAKQQLERLIEGQTLLLEWDIETEDGSDRQLAYLWRDGKLVNEELIAGGYVLAQMRSPNLKYDRRFTQAQEKARIMGQGIWDSQTPLRVHPSDFRQNQP
- a CDS encoding 2Fe-2S iron-sulfur cluster-binding protein, with product MTHSYRITIHNRQNGSSQTVEVPEDRYILQHCENKGVDLPFSCRNGACTTCAVRVLSGELHQPEAMGLSPALRDRGYALLCVSYPRSDLEVETQDEDEVYYLQFGRYFGKGKVRFGLPLDED
- a CDS encoding inositol monophosphatase family protein; protein product: MSHTPEQLQIFLDIATEAALDAGAIVQSYWGNLNAIEEKGRSGDLVTAADKASEKAILEVLRRHVPEHGILAEESGKLGDSTSQYLWAIDPLDGTTNFAHQYPPFGVSIGLLINGIPQVGVVFDPFHNELFRAAKGLGATRNRQPIRVSETVELRNSLLVTGFAYDRRETPDNNYAEFCHLTHLTQGVRRSGSASIDLCYVSCGRLDGYWERGLSPWDLAAGVVILSEAGGKITAYDGSPWKIESGRILATNGKLHESLSQELLQVTPLERWANS
- a CDS encoding DMT family transporter, whose protein sequence is MGQLDNQPENSTNSNTKEIETLLSSMTQELRDIQQNIVVQLARDMARLQAEQSRLTADIQKLQNQQQQIQSRQMQGGAGRPMQQQQQWTKQLAQVMASQLQQELSERLKEIMVAPPAPSQSLTTLDPNMGMSSPQTGNLNENAYRLLASLDTTLNTTFKNLQQELSTYQSSLSQQLGRMHSLQQQGEVILETLVDRLIEQLQEEAGNVHTTAEIVTNRRQGLPVGTPPNRGDRPEGTGTQSERIAAEKAAMAETRPAPPATPVASPPAESNVFLTGLILALLSSITISFQNIITRAILSAQSLFGLWEGQVLAPGAGNSLLILGMRMLFVVPLMGFILAPILYPNTWRDIKQLANPEKRGSLWIVIGSGLFLFMSQFFIYIALGNIPTGVAITLFFIFPPVTAVLAWIMFGARPSFIFALATVTIYLGCFLTVSGRLTGGAPDGNLGLGIGTAIASGLTFAGYVILTQLSARKLKLHPAPFSVINFSVILILAIPFVIFGSGQGNFFTWTVLEGNWTQLWIGSIALAATTLIGYALNNFAIPMIGAPLASVVAATGPGLTSLMALLFIGEGLGLNEWLGVFIVTLWVLGISVDNMTKQKKPAPVAPVPAKQGA